The Branchiostoma lanceolatum isolate klBraLanc5 chromosome 12, klBraLanc5.hap2, whole genome shotgun sequence DNA segment TTTTAACTacagtagtggtagtagtagtatccagtactAGAATACTAAAAAGCATGCCTCTTGCAGACAGGAAatttgctactctccaagcagaggttggtgaagAAGATCGTGATCGTGCCGCTGATCCTTAATTACAAATGAAGAGATTTgcgcagtactgtaaatgcatttaagttcatgtgtttttcatttcgcgctaaggcgagaatggagtgtttgctgtggtttaaagtttgtggcTGCGCTAGtcccatactgctacagtattggacaaaaatgttagagGTGGCTTTCAGTTTGCGGTGAAATGAACAGAGcaaaaaccacaaacttaaaaccaacacgaacatttctgcatttacagtaggttgTTCCTAGTCCTTCTTCAATCCATCCGTAGTAGCCTGCTTGCTGCATAACTCCTTAGATTTTTCTTAGTCCTTCTTCAGTCCGTCTTTAGTAGCCTGCTTGTTGCAGAAATCCTTGTACTGCCAGTCGGTGCCGAACAGTTTGTCCCACCATCTGAAGGTCGGGGCGTAGTTCCCGTTGAAGTTCATGTGGTGAAAGTCGTGGAAGCGTGCGCCTGGTGGAAAACGTATCATACATGTTTAATAGCATGATAAAACAGGTGGTCTTACTATAGTGTTTAGGGCACTGTACCATAATGTAATTGCTAGTGTGTGTCCTTTATATGGGGTCATATAACGCTATAGTCAAATCAAGGCATCACTTATACGTACATGtgcatatatgtacaatcatCCATTCGATCATCCATTCCTTTATCCATATATCAACTCATCCATCCATTcctccatctatccatccatctattcaaTCATTGCTTTATACATCCATCCATTCCTCcctttatccatccatccatgtacagtacatgtatctatctctacatacatacaaacagccaTAGATATAAACATCCCTCCTATAACGATAAATACCTGTATAGCAAGGCAGGAGGTGTATTGGGTTATAGGGGATGTCATATCCACTCTGCACATCTATTGGTATGATGTCCATACATCCATTCCTATATTCATACGCACAGTCATAAACATGTGTATTACATCCTTCCTATAACGATAATTACCTGTATAGCATGGCAGGAGGTGCATTGGGTTGTACGGGATGTCGTACCCACTGTGCACGTCTATGGTGTCCATACATCCATTCATATCTCTATTATACATACAGTCATAAACATATGTATTACATCCTTCCTATAACGATAATCACCTGTATAGCAGGGCAGTAGGTGCATTGGGTTGTATGGGATGTCGTATCCACTCTGCACATCTATGGTTTCCATGCATCCATTCATATGTACGTAGGTACAGTGACTACAGTCGCAAAATATATACACCCTTTCTACAACaatcattacatgtacctgtatagcATGGCAGGAGGTGCATTGGGTTGTACGGGATGTCGTACCCACTCTGCACATCTATGGCTTCCATACATGCATTCATATATACGTACGAACAGTGACTACAGTCGTAAATATATACATCCTTCCTACAACCATAATTACACATACCTGTATAGCATGGCAGGAGGTGCATCGGGTTGTAGGGTATGTCGTACCCACTGTGCACGTCTATGGTttccatgcatccatccattcatgtatctattcatatatacatgtacataggtaCATCCTTCCTACAAcaattattacatgtacctgtatagcAGGGCAGGAGGTGCATTGGGTTGTAGGGGATGTCGTACCCACTGTGCACATCTATGGTCTCCAGCAGACGGAACAGCCCCCACACCCACATCTGAACAAAGTGGGTACAGAAGAAAAGGATGCCCAGGAAGAACCCTGTCCCTAGCACTGGGAAAATGCACAAAGGGCAAAAAAATTAAGAACTTTTTTCTTAAGGTTATGATTGCCTTCATGTAACATTTATGACACCAAATGTGCATTCACTTACTAGTATATTATGTTCAAAAGATAGTCAAAAGGTACAAGATACATGATCTCTTCACTGCAAATTAATGGcactgaaaatatgtgtttccaatgtatttctactgtactacagaaattTTTCAGCTGCGAACTTTAAACACTGTGAAAGCCTCTTTCCCACTCCAACCACGACATTGCATTATCGTTAAGAGAAAAGAATTAACATTACTCACCCAAAGTCTCCACTGGGTGGGCATACTCCGCCACTGCTCCAAATGGGGCCTATACGATAGCAAGAGATGAAAAAACGTTTTATGACAGCGTCACTCCATCCTCCATCCTCCTATAGAGGGCTGTACGGCGGCATACACTTGATGCCTTGCGATACAAGGCATTAGTCTATGCCACCGTACAGTACAGTCCAGCCAAGGAGGATGGGGTTATTCAGGTACAGGAATATAAAGACTATATTGTTCAATATTTTCATGTGTAATTCTAAAAATTAAGTAATGGTCATCCACTGAGAATGTATGCATAATCATTTCAAGTGTGACCGTAAAACACTGAAAATCTCATTTTCTCTTCTACTCTGAAATTAACTTCCCACAAGAATAAATGATTTACAGCAGTTTATATAGTACATACCTGGAAGTTATGGTGCACCTTGTGCACATACTTGTAGTAGTTCTTATGGTGCAGAACTCGGTGGAGGAAGTAGTGCCAGACGTCTTCAACTACAAAACACCCAAATATCTGCAGGCCTAGGACATACCTGGGAGAACAAAGGTGTTTTCATAAGAAGCAATTCCTTGTCTTAAAAagttttttatgtacaaaaataaaacaactgatTGTGAATGTGGAATATCAGTGGCATGGCACCGCTTTTCAGTGGAAAACTTTACTGTTGTATGgagaatggatggatggatggatggatggatggatggatggatggatggatagatggatggatggatggatggacagatgAATGGACAGACaaatggacggatggatgggaGGATGAGTAGAATAATAGATGGAAGCAGGTGCatgaacaaatgaatggatgagtgagtgagtgagtgagtgagtgagtgagtgagtgagtgagtgagtgagtgagtgagtgagtaaatgaatCACCAGCAAAAAAAGAAAGCCTACCATGGTGGGATAGAGTCGTAGTCATAGGGGATGTTGAACCACTGCGTGAAGTGGTAGGTTCCACACATCAGCGGCATCTGGATGAAGAAGTGGCTGAACATCAGCAGCTTGAAGCACTGCAGCTGGGCTTCCCACGTCTCAGGCTTGGTCTGGaggaaaataaatcatttcttATAAATTGTTAAATCATTTTTCttcctccccctctctctctctctctccctccctcatGCTGTCTTTGCCTCCctctctcactcacacacacacacacgttctcTCTTtcctctctcactcactctttcaTGTACACTAATACACTACATGTCATATCATATGCCTTTTAAAACTGATACCATCATGGGGTAAAACAATTAATGTAAAATTCACTGAAAAACAGTCCAAAAATTGCTGTTATAAGATTACAAaagtagaaaaacaaaacagatttcCTTTGTTAACAGTAAGGATATGCAACAACAGTTGTATATGTATTGGGATAGTACATGTAGTGGTTTTATCTTATACATTACCTGTTGGATCTTGTATTTCTGCATGAAAGGAAGAAACTGGTAGAGAAACCCAGGAAGGCAGATCagaaagtaggtcatctgtgaAAAAAATGGACCAAATTCTTATCACTAAAGCAGAGTAAAGTTTCTTTTACTGGTTTTTCTGTCATGAGGTCAGTGACCTGCAGAACGGTACAAAAGTGACCCATAGAACGGTACAAAGATCCCAAATCGCTAGTGACTATGTACACAACTGGATACACATTACGTAAAATAAACACTGTGGTTGACCACAATACTTCAAATCCTAGCATCATAAATCAACTTGCCATTCCGATTCAATACGAACATTGTCAAACGTTCATTATAATTTGAGAAAAATCAATTCATAGCTGAAGACTATCGAACAGCAGTTATGAatgtgattacatgtatataatcccGACCTGACTGTCCAAATATAACTACTGTGACATCAGGCCCAAATCCCCAAACGTTACACCAAGGTATTTCAAATCGCAAATAATAAAACCTGCGTTATCTTCTTAACATTTGGGACGAGGGGCCTTTGTCAGCAATTATTGCCATCAGGTGTCACAGGGCTAAAAGATTAAGAacaggtgtaacgttacaggggacAAGATCTTGTCCCTCCAACTTATAATATGATTTTATGCATGAAAGGCgtcaaaatattcaaacatacgggattgcggaaaaagctggccctgtctacctggcctgtctaccctggctgtctacctttttttggccccaagggtatgcatgggggtttgggctTTACTGGAATTTcattgaggaaaaactgggtcaatgcaattccagatgtgtgtgagctggatggaagacaatgcCTATTGGGTTGGGGCGGGGGTGTGGGTGAAgctggtaaagcaattccaccaagagtggaaaaaagttccaagtacatgtatacaataaaatgttcctgaaatgttaaacaaaattggAGTAGAAAGTAATACTAGTACAAGGAAGCAAAGgaaactggtaggatgagccagacaacaataggacctttgtttAAAACAACTGCTAAACtcacaacagatgtctgacactcctgggggttactgtagctcagatactgacgaaatctttCGCAGCTGCTGCTCTGGcaaaccatcctatcagttttcttCGTTTATCCTGCACCCCAACACACCTCTTCTATCTAGTGTAACAATCCTAGTGCATTTTATTGCATACTTAGATGTCTGTTTATCAATagtagattttcttccagtgttggtggagttgctcataactgtccctatcctccaacagTATGATCCAGgccacccacagctgggattgccactgaccaaggttttcctcaagaaaattcaatcagatgcaaaacccccatgcatgcccttggggtccaaaaagggtagatagccagggtagacaggccaggtagacagggacagctttttccgcaaaccccaaACATACTAGTACTTCAGCAAAGACCACCTTGCAACAGTAACCATTGTCTAGTATGTCTACTAGTGTTAAAATGTAAAACCCAAAGCGGGCCTTACCTCATGAAAAAACAGGGACCCCCATGTAGCGATCTGGTACTCGGTGTAGTGCTCGGTCATGGACCGCCAGCTCTCCTCGAACGGCCCGCTTAACGGATTCTGCGGCACGTAGTCGGCTACAAGCCGGACGGTGGTGATCAAAGTATCGTTGACATCCATTTTTCCGGTGTTTTAACTTAAGGGAATATGTTGGACGCAGACGGCTTGAGACTGACAATAGGAGAGGGCTGTCAAAGCAGGACTGGTCAGAGGTCGGACTGTCGACGGACTTTTGACCCGAGAGAATCAGGCCACGACGGGAGCCAATCATGGCACGTTCGCGGTATAAATATCCTTTTGTGTACATTGATGCAGTGTTCATATGAACCGGTAGAGCTAGGGCGTCCGGTAGCAGACTTTTTCCCATTTGCGTTCAAAtgacacatttccaaaccggggcccggccgggctgtttgcgggaaaaTAAATGTGtgtgtcaagaaatatacacaaattatgctttTGATTCTTTTTGTTTACATTAGTTTTTTGAATCGTACTTTTCGTTCCCTTCTTGGTCACATAAATGTGTAACGCATCTACTTTCCTTTACACTGACTTTGACCATTTGCGCAGCTGTTGATCTGCTTGTATGATAAACATCTTTACACCAGACCATAGAATATTCTTTCAGTCTGTTACAATTAGTTATACGTTGTCATCTATTCATTATATCCACGAGTATGGCTACAATATAACAAACTGGCATCGTTTCCCTTTTTCGTTTTGACAAGAGTTCATCACAACCAACAAACACTCGGACAAATATACCATTCCTGAAGTAAGAAGAATATGTACTGTGGAATAAGTGTAGTCATTGTATTTTTGCTTgtaaactttatttcatgtaagTTAGATGTGATGTCAAATTGcgagtacatgtagttcaaagcAGCTTATCGCCATACAGACCACTGTATTACAAAACGTTACAATTCTTGTTGATATACATAGAAATGTAACGTAAATAACGATAGATTGAAAACAGTTTTCTGCAAATTATATCATCACACCATAGGTACAGACGTTAAACTTCAAGGACTGGAAATATATAATCAATACTAAGTGTTTTATTACCATTTACTATTAGTCAGACTCGGTCTATTTATATTCATTTTCAGATTGTTTTTAAGACAATAGTTTTTGCACACAGGCTACTGTAAATACTACAACTTCGTCTTCATCATAAATACCACAGTGGCATCAACTTGGAAAGTCACAAAGAACCTACCAGATCTAAAGTTAGGTCagtttttgtacatttacaCATTTCATTTTAGTACTACAGTATTATATTTTTGGATGGGTACCTTTCTTGCAAGTGACGAACACCTTGCTGTGATCGAAGAAGGGATCACTAAATCGATGTCAGTGTGCGTACATCTTCGCATTTCTTTGACAACATGATGAACATGACATATTCTTACATGGAAATCGTTCTTCTAAGATAGCCTCTGCCAGACTCtatcctctaccaggctccgtcctatcgttgggaaaatagtagaaatcagccacggtacttcgctatacagggtaggtccgctatacagtaaggttccatttcgatgcagattggaccctctctccgtagctaactcccttggcacactattcactctattaagccaatttctactattttccagccatcccgcggagcctggtagaggctagccagACTCCAGAGGCGgtgaaaagagtagaaattgaccaaatagacagataacatgaggtgttagtccgctataggggtaacgttacagtttgccgctctgaaACTGTTCTCCTATAGCTGACTAACTCctcatgttatctgtctatctttccagccgcctctgaaGCCTGGcagagtactctccaagcagaggagtgggtccgggtGGTTTTTGATCtgtttttaggccacaccagcttaatcttatggatgacatccgcgcgcgcattgattttcgcctgttctccaaaaaaaaaaaaaaatcacctccgaagaggctccgaaacttgcagactcatattgccgcaaaggggcagcattgagccggcttgtcgtaatacactatatacactcacattgtccaacacaattgttatgtatgtgactaggagcgatttgaagagggcgccgcccctcatgagcccagtagtattttgttcatgatatgacaatacctatcattgtacatgtctgtattaaactgaatgatattatctctagccgggttgcctacagagtttgatgttttgctctgactgaaggcgtgatgttgtgtacacagccgaacacatttttttttctttgaacggccaaatgttacatatgggtctttaaaccaggcatcatccatgttaaaagcactttaatatgagctaatgccaacaaataaagacttgtttgtttgttacactgtgttctgtggtttaattcgcaataccagcaatgtagtcctccggtttatcatcttttttttttgttgctagattttttttttcgccctctcgcattagttttggggactccagaggatgtcatccataaaattaagatggtatggccttaggtgtttttgttgggctttctattttgtcatgttttttttttgtatcaccaaccacacaaaaaaaaacagcatgacaaagtagaaagcccgacaagaacgcctaaaaacacgtcaaaaccagccggaacccctcctctgcttggagagtaggtagaGGCTACTTCTACAACACCACCGCGCGCCATACTGCGGTACTACAGGCTACTCCTGTTTCTTTGCCCCCTCCCTGGCGGCGACCTTTTTCTGGAAGTCCTTGTACTGCCGGTCGGTGCCGAACAGCTTGTCCCACCAGGTGAAGGTGGAGGAGTAGTTCCCGGTGAAGTTCATGTGGTGGAAGTCGTGGAACTTGGCGCCTGGCGGAAACAATACCGAATATATCAGCTTTCATATAGAGGGACTTAAAGCTTTCATTTTAACGCCAAATAACGTTAACGTCAACAAAATAAATTTATGATTGATATTTCGGCCCTCGTCACGAAGGATGACGTACCCACTACTGACACAGCAAAGGTCAAC contains these protein-coding regions:
- the LOC136446014 gene encoding methylsterol monooxygenase 1-like, which encodes MDVNDTLITTVRLVADYVPQNPLSGPFEESWRSMTEHYTEYQIATWGSLFFHEMTYFLICLPGFLYQFLPFMQKYKIQQTKPETWEAQLQCFKLLMFSHFFIQMPLMCGTYHFTQWFNIPYDYDSIPPWYVLGLQIFGCFVVEDVWHYFLHRVLHHKNYYKYVHKVHHNFQAPFGAVAEYAHPVETLVLGTGFFLGILFFCTHFVQMWVWGLFRLLETIDVHSGYDIPYNPMHLLPCYTGARFHDFHHMNFNGNYAPTFRWWDKLFGTDWQYKDFCNKQATKDGLKKD